GGTGGCTTCGAGCAAGTTCACATGGGTGACGCCGTGACTCATAGGGTTTTATTTCCAAAGGGAAAAGGGGGTATATGACAAGTCATGATGTCATGTTGACATCATCATCAAGCTAGCAACAGAGTAGAGCACACGGCGGCCGTGGCTCAGCCGTGCTCGGCCCGGCGCCGGGCGGCGTGCTGAGCGCACGTGCGTGGGGCGGTGTCTAGGCAACACAGGAGCTCACACACGCCTGGCCGGGTCCGGGACCCGGAGGTCGTCGTAGCCACCGGTGGCGAAGCACATTGTGGCGGCGGCCAGATTTTGGGTACAACCCAATCAGTCTCCGTTGGCCATGATTGAAGGGTCAGGTGGTCTGTGGGCACACGACGGAGGGCTGCGCCGCCGTGCCACAgctccccgcgccgccgcccgtcCTCGTGGCTACCCTGCCTGTCCGAAGCCTCGTGGACCTGCGCCACCGGCCATGCGCGGGCCGTGCTTCGTCGTGCCGCAGCCCCGCGCTCCTACGAGGTTTCCTCCTCCTTAGTCCCCATGAAAGGAatgagagcagagcagagcacacGCTTGGCACTGCCGATTCCGGCCAAGGGAGGAGCGGCCGGCGGCGACACGGCGGCGTTAAAGCCTGCCCCGGGCACGCGCGCACCCGCGCTGCGCCTCGGTTCGAGTGGAGGCGGCTTGTGCCCGCACGACCACGGACGCCAGCGGCTGCGCCCGTCCGGCGACGAAAGCTTTCTCTTCTGGCCGGGACTTTCTAGAGACTTCACGAATGTACCGGACTCCTGTACAAGCCATGATGAAGCGTTTGGTGACGTTCGTTTGAGATCTGACGGTTGAGTGAGAAGTAGGCGACGTGGCCCAATGAAATGCCCTGGTTTGGTGCATGAATCATATTAAGAGATTTGTTTTTCAGCACATCCTCATCTCATAAGTAAAGATTGTCTCCAAGCCATGCTGTAAACTTTGCAAATGTAAATCAACTCTATATTTTTGTCATATCTGCCATACcactaaaaaaaatagtaaagCTGATACTTTTTTGCAGCTTGCAGTTTTGGCTGGTGATTTTCTACTTTTCAGGGCATTTTCTGCTGCTGTGGCTCTTGACAATACTGAGGTGTGATGTTTATTCTTTATTTTTATGCCAAAAAACTATTCTAGTTCAAATTTATTGACAAATGACAATGTTGGTAATAAATGAGTGGGGATTCTCATGAATTGCCGCACAGAGAAAACATAACCAATTTTTATCAGCATGTGATGTGCCATGACACTTTGCATCTTTATCCATCTCTACAACGTCAGATTTTATCAGTTACTTTCCACTCTGTATCTTCACAGGTTCATAACATCTAGACACCTACTTTTGCCCACTGCAGGTTGTATCATTACTAGCAACTGCTGTAAATAATCTTGTAACTGGTGAGCTTATGCAATTGACAATAACCCCAGCGCAACGCTGCAGGTAGATATCCAATTCATTTCTCACTTCCTAGTATCAAGCTATTCTCGAGTGCAGTTTTTACTAATGAAATACAGTGCTCATCAACTTTGATAAGGTTGAGGTGTAATGTGGGGTGCGGGTGTGATGGTGTCACCGTATCATATTAGTTCTGTAGAATACAAGAATGTGTTGCTACGGTCAATCAATTATAAGCTCTtcatcttttttttgtttctgatcTGTGTGTAAGTAGCTGTTTACCTGTCTGTATTGGATATGTACTGGTGTTACTTTTTCATTAAGACAAAGGATCTTCACTAATAATTGTACCCATCGCCATAATAGATGAGCATCAACTAAAATTTAACCTAGTTCTAGATTGAAGGAATTGGAAAAGGGAAAGTAAGAATGGtcgatggattcaccaaactatAATAATCAACTATATGACAACCCAACACTTCTAATCTTTTATTACTTAATTTGACACCTGTTCATGAATGCTTGTACAGCATGGATTATTATTTGCAGAAAACATACTACAAGACAGCTGCGTTGATTTCAAACAGCTGCAAAGCTGTTGCAGTTCTCTCTGGGCAAACAACAGAAGTACAAGATCTTGCTTATCAGTATGGCAGACACTTGGTATGTTGTATGTTTCCTTACCCAGAATCTGTTGCCTTTCTTGCGTACCATGAACCGCTAGGATGATCCATGCTCTATAAATCTCTGCCAGGGTATAGCATATCAGTTGATTGATGACATCCTCGATTTCACAGGCACATCAGCTTCACTAGGCAAAGCTTCCTTTTCTGATATCAATCAAGTAATACAATTAATTGCTCCAGTATCTCTAGATAccattttactttttttttatatGTTAACATGCAAGGAATTATGTATGGACAGGGAATTGTGACGGCTCCCATACTGTTTGCGATGGAAGAGTTCCCCCAACTCCGCGAGATTGTCGAACAGGGATTTGATGACCCTTCAAATGTTGATGTGGTTTGTATTGAAAGTGTACCTTTTTCCTTCTTTCTGGTAAAAATGCGCCAACAATTTGGGTTGTGAAATGTTCATATCTTGGCTAGTGTGGTCTCAGACGTGCTCATTTTATACACTTATAGGTCCTCAAATACCTTCAGAAAAGTCAAGGAATCGAGAGGACGAGGTTACTGGCTGCTGAACACGCAAAACTGGCTGCGGCAGCCATTGATGATCTTCCTGCGAGCGAAGACCCAGTTGTGCTTAGCTCGAGGCAAGCGCTCAAAGATCTTACTCAAAAGTTCTTGAGGAGAACAAAGTGAACTGGTGGCGGAAAATGTACAACTGGCTAAACATGCGAGCAGGCTGTAGAATCCATAGCAATGGCATCATGCATGTTTTTGTTGACGAACAATTTGTTATGGTGACAGATGAATTTTGGGAGGTTGGGGACGAGAGTGCTACCTCTCTTTTCCCTCAATTTTCAAAGCAGCAGAATTGTACGACCTCAATGAAACCGTGCAACTTGGTTCTTGTATTGTCAAGGACAACAAGGAGTGGACAGTCATTTTATCTTTTATTAAAACGAATATATGCACCAACACCACCACCTACAAGCTGCACATTGAATGGCGACAGGTTGAGCCAAAGCTAAATGGCACCactcttttattttatttatattttttgttAGGGAATATTGCACTAACCATTTTTTCCCCTTTGGATGTCCATTACTGTTTTCTGTTATTTGGATTCACACACGTTTTTTTGTAGGCCTTTTAATATTATACATCGATTTTATAGCAACTATACATATATATTAAGAGATAAGAGAAATTAATGGTCAAAGTACATGAATCCCTAaatctttttaatttttttttaattcgcTTAGTAAAAATGAACACGATGGAGGGAGTACACGAGATTATTCATATGAAATGATATGGTTACATGGTTCGAGTAtgcttttttttaaattttttttttcattgtaTCACAATTTCATTGATTTGAAAGACAAATTGAAACACCAATATGTCGACCGAAAATAAATCTTGGAGGCAATGGTGATATCCAAAATAACACTTGTTAGCTACATGTCCATACATGTGACATGTCTCCCATTTTTAGATAACTGATGTACAGGCGGGAACGTGCCCAACTACATACTCCTTACACAGCAAGCAGCAACAAGCAGCAAGCAGCAAGCAGCAAGCAGCAAGCAGCAAGCAAAGACCAAAACAGAATGCTACTAGGCTGTTAAGCAACACTAGCTTGTTGGTACTACTACACCAAAAAGTACTCCTGCAGGGCTCAATATGACAGCTGAACTATGCAACCTAACCACACTGCCCACCAGTTCAAGCAGGAGCTGGCGATGATGATCACAGAGAGTAGTAGTCATGGATGTAAGTGTAGTATCTTGGGTCATCACAGGTGACATTGCGCAAGTCCGGGCTGGGGGGCTCGTCCGGGGACCAAGGGGGCGAATAGTCATCCCAGTAGTAGTCACCATAGGGATCATCATCGTTGGCTGTCGTTGGAGGCGGCAATCCCACGTCGTTCCCCTTTGGCTTGTCTGATGAACCGTCG
This DNA window, taken from Miscanthus floridulus cultivar M001 chromosome 13, ASM1932011v1, whole genome shotgun sequence, encodes the following:
- the LOC136500221 gene encoding solanesyl-diphosphate synthase 1, mitochondrial-like isoform X3, with protein sequence MVVAEIPELTSTAGYFFRAGAEGKRTCPTVLLLMASAISTDMSDPIVGLENKPRARHMRVAEITEMIHISNLIHDDVLDNADTRRGMDSLNFTVGKKLAVLAGDFLLFRAFSAAVALDNTEVVSLLATAVNNLVTGELMQLTITPAQRCSMDYYLQKTYYKTAALISNSCKAVAVLSGQTTEVQDLAYQYGRHLGIAYQLIDDILDFTGTSASLGKASFSDINQGIVTAPILFAMEEFPQLREIVEQGFDDPSNVDVVCIESVPFSFFLVLKYLQKSQGIERTRLLAAEHAKLAAAAIDDLPASEDPVVLSSRQALKDLTQKFLRRTK
- the LOC136500221 gene encoding solanesyl-diphosphate synthase 1, mitochondrial-like isoform X2, giving the protein MLPGRILLAGLRRSASAASSVAQSPKNMCYWDRVIWSSRYFHSASDNAFSEGGSKAKELPDPFALIKDEVSEVTDRLRSMVVAEIPELTSTAGYFFRAGAEGKRTCPTVLLLMASAISTDMSDPIVGLENKPRARHMRVAEITEMIHISNLIHDDVLDNADTRRGMDSLNFTVGKKLAVLAGDFLLFRAFSAAVALDNTEVVSLLATAVNNLVTGELMQLTITPAQRCSMDYYLQKTYYKTAALISNSCKAVAVLSGQTTEVQDLAYQYGRHLGIAYQLIDDILDFTGTSASLGKASFSDINQGIVTAPILFAMEEFPQLREIVEQGFDDPSNVDVVLKYLQKSQGIERTRLLAAEHAKLAAAAIDDLPASEDPVVLSSRQALKDLTQKFLRRTK
- the LOC136500221 gene encoding solanesyl-diphosphate synthase 1, mitochondrial-like isoform X1, which codes for MLPGRILLAGLRRSASAASSVAQSPKNMCYWDRVIWSSRYFHSASDNAFSEGGSKAKELPDPFALIKDEVSEVTDRLRSMVVAEIPELTSTAGYFFRAGAEGKRTCPTVLLLMASAISTDMSDPIVGLENKPRARHMRVAEITEMIHISNLIHDDVLDNADTRRGMDSLNFTVGKKLAVLAGDFLLFRAFSAAVALDNTEVVSLLATAVNNLVTGELMQLTITPAQRCSMDYYLQKTYYKTAALISNSCKAVAVLSGQTTEVQDLAYQYGRHLGIAYQLIDDILDFTGTSASLGKASFSDINQGIVTAPILFAMEEFPQLREIVEQGFDDPSNVDVVCIESVPFSFFLVLKYLQKSQGIERTRLLAAEHAKLAAAAIDDLPASEDPVVLSSRQALKDLTQKFLRRTK